A single window of Streptomyces sudanensis DNA harbors:
- a CDS encoding acyl-CoA carboxylase subunit beta, whose protein sequence is MTVVDETRGEPSDTRGRVAELQALRERAVDGPSRRATEAQHAKGKLTARERIGLLLDEGSFREVEQLRRHRATGFGLEGKRPYTDGVITGWGTVEGRTVFVYAHDFRIFGGALGEAHATKIHKIMDMAIAAGAPLVSLNDGAGARIQEGVSALAGYGGIFQRNTRASGVIPQISVMLGPCAGGAAYSPALTDFVFMVRDTSQMFITGPDVVKAVTGEEITQNGLGGADVHAETSGVAHFAYDDEETCLAEVRYLLSMLPSNNRENPPVHACEDPADRRGEALLDLVPADGNRPYDMHKVIEEIVDDGEFLEVHERWARNIVCALARLDGQVVGVVANQPQVLAGVLDIEASEKAARFVQMCDAFNIPIVTLLDVPGFLPGVDQEHGGIIRHGAKLLYAYCNATVPRISLILRKAYGGAYIVMDSQSIGADLTYAWPTNEIAVMGAEGAANVIFRRQIAEAADPEAMRARMVKEYKAELMHPYYAAERGLVDDVIDPAETRETLIRSLAMLRTKHADLPSRKHGNPPQ, encoded by the coding sequence ATGACCGTTGTGGACGAAACCCGGGGAGAGCCCTCCGACACCCGTGGGCGTGTGGCGGAGCTGCAGGCGCTGCGCGAGCGGGCGGTGGACGGACCGAGCCGCCGGGCGACCGAGGCGCAGCACGCCAAGGGCAAGCTGACCGCGCGGGAGCGGATCGGGCTGCTGCTGGACGAGGGGTCGTTCCGGGAGGTCGAGCAGTTGCGGCGGCACCGGGCGACCGGGTTCGGGCTGGAGGGCAAGCGCCCGTACACCGACGGGGTGATCACCGGCTGGGGCACGGTCGAGGGCCGCACGGTGTTCGTCTACGCGCACGACTTCCGGATCTTCGGCGGCGCGCTGGGCGAGGCCCACGCCACCAAGATCCACAAGATCATGGACATGGCGATCGCCGCCGGGGCGCCGCTGGTGTCGCTGAACGACGGCGCGGGCGCCCGCATCCAGGAGGGCGTCTCCGCGCTCGCCGGGTACGGCGGGATCTTCCAGCGCAACACCCGGGCGAGCGGGGTGATCCCGCAGATCAGCGTGATGCTCGGCCCGTGCGCCGGCGGCGCGGCCTACTCCCCGGCGCTGACGGACTTCGTGTTCATGGTCCGCGACACCTCGCAGATGTTCATCACCGGCCCCGACGTGGTCAAGGCCGTCACCGGCGAGGAGATCACGCAGAACGGGCTGGGCGGCGCGGACGTGCACGCCGAGACCTCCGGAGTGGCCCACTTCGCCTACGACGACGAGGAGACCTGCCTCGCCGAGGTGCGCTACCTGCTGTCGATGCTGCCCTCCAACAACCGCGAGAACCCGCCCGTCCACGCCTGCGAGGACCCCGCCGACCGGCGCGGCGAGGCGCTGCTGGACCTGGTGCCCGCCGACGGCAACCGCCCCTACGACATGCACAAGGTCATCGAGGAGATCGTCGACGACGGCGAGTTCCTGGAGGTCCACGAGCGCTGGGCCCGCAACATCGTGTGCGCCCTGGCCCGGCTGGACGGGCAGGTCGTGGGCGTCGTCGCCAACCAGCCGCAGGTCCTGGCCGGGGTGCTGGACATCGAGGCGTCCGAGAAGGCCGCCCGCTTCGTCCAGATGTGCGACGCGTTCAACATCCCCATCGTCACGCTGCTGGACGTGCCCGGCTTCCTGCCGGGAGTCGACCAGGAGCACGGCGGCATCATCCGCCACGGCGCGAAGCTGCTGTACGCGTACTGCAACGCCACCGTGCCGCGGATCTCGCTGATCCTGCGCAAGGCCTACGGCGGCGCCTACATCGTCATGGACTCCCAGTCCATCGGCGCCGACCTCACCTACGCCTGGCCCACCAACGAGATCGCCGTCATGGGCGCCGAGGGCGCGGCCAACGTCATCTTCCGCCGCCAGATCGCCGAGGCCGCCGACCCCGAGGCCATGCGCGCCCGCATGGTCAAGGAGTACAAGGCCGAGCTGATGCACCCCTACTACGCCGCCGAACGCGGCCTGGTCGACGACGTCATCGACCCCGCCGAGACCCGCGAGACCCTCATCCGCTCCCTCGCCATGCTCCGCACCAAGCACGCCGACCTGCCGTCCCGCAAGCACGGCAACCCCCCGCAGTAA
- a CDS encoding acyl-CoA carboxylase epsilon subunit, with protein MTTPLADTSLLRVEKGHAAPEELAALTAVLLARAGARPAAPAHRVRSTAGWRRLERQSGFRAPHSWQG; from the coding sequence GTGACCACGCCCCTGGCAGACACCTCCCTTCTCCGGGTCGAGAAGGGCCACGCCGCGCCCGAGGAGCTCGCCGCCCTCACCGCCGTCCTCCTGGCCCGCGCGGGCGCCCGCCCCGCCGCCCCGGCGCACCGCGTCCGCTCCACCGCGGGCTGGCGCCGGCTGGAGCGCCAGTCCGGCTTCCGGGCGCCGCACTCCTGGCAGGGCTGA
- a CDS encoding DUF742 domain-containing protein: protein MTPPPASHDPYGASFDDASYGYEGDQPLVRPYAMTGGRTRPRYQLAIEALVSTTADPAHLAGLLPEHQRICHLCREVKSVAEVSALLSMPLGVARILVADLAEAGMVAIHQPGNGEAGGTPDVTLLERVLSGLRKL, encoded by the coding sequence ATGACCCCGCCCCCCGCCTCTCACGACCCGTACGGTGCGTCGTTCGACGACGCCTCGTACGGGTATGAAGGCGATCAGCCGCTGGTCCGCCCGTATGCGATGACCGGCGGCCGGACCCGGCCCCGCTACCAGCTCGCCATCGAGGCGCTGGTGTCCACCACGGCCGACCCGGCCCACCTCGCCGGGCTGCTCCCGGAGCACCAGCGGATCTGCCACCTCTGCCGTGAGGTGAAGTCGGTGGCCGAGGTGTCGGCGCTGCTGTCCATGCCCCTCGGGGTGGCCCGGATCCTCGTCGCCGACCTGGCCGAGGCGGGCATGGTGGCGATCCACCAGCCAGGAAACGGAGAGGCCGGCGGCACGCCGGACGTGACACTGCTCGAAAGGGTGCTCAGTGGACTTCGCAAGCTCTAG
- a CDS encoding roadblock/LC7 domain-containing protein: protein MSQAAQNLNWLITSFVDNTPGVSHTVVVSADGLLLAMSEGFPRDRADQLAAVASGLTSLTAGASRIFEGGPVNQTVVEMERGFLFIMSISDGSSLAVLAHPDADIGLVGYEMALLVDRAGSVLTPDLRAELQGSLLH from the coding sequence ATGAGCCAGGCGGCGCAGAATCTGAACTGGTTGATCACCAGCTTCGTGGACAACACCCCCGGGGTGTCGCACACGGTGGTGGTCTCCGCCGACGGACTCCTGCTGGCGATGTCCGAGGGTTTCCCGCGTGACCGCGCCGACCAGCTGGCGGCCGTCGCGTCCGGTCTGACCTCGCTGACGGCGGGCGCGTCCCGCATCTTCGAGGGCGGGCCGGTCAACCAGACCGTGGTGGAGATGGAGCGCGGGTTCTTGTTCATCATGTCCATCTCCGACGGCTCGTCCCTGGCCGTCCTGGCCCATCCCGACGCCGACATCGGTCTGGTCGGCTACGAGATGGCCCTTCTCGTGGACCGCGCGGGCAGCGTCCTGACCCCGGACCTCCGCGCGGAACTCCAGGGCAGCCTGCTCCACTAG